One genomic segment of Puniceicoccaceae bacterium includes these proteins:
- a CDS encoding mechanosensitive ion channel family protein yields MNWETEFWGNTLLEYGYTLGATLLFTAGVLAITSFFRWRLKSIGDNGRLPFFLAWKALHSTKWWLVFLIGFTFTSAWLTLSPEVSQWMQALFFSGVIIQLLFWGNRALLSWGERYSGESSEAIGARVTTVKMFLFLGRIALLSLGLLVILDSLPGVQITALIASLGIGGIAVALAMQNILSDIFASLTITLDRPFVIGDFIIVGDLLGVVEKIGIKTTRLRSLSGEQLIFSNNDLLNSRIRNFKRMYERRVAFEIGITYETGIDKIREIPKRIQSIIEALPDTRFDRAHFKQHGAHALIFETVYYVNGPDYNLYMDRQQAINLAIHEYFEQNGIQFAYPTQTLYLNRSTG; encoded by the coding sequence CTCGGAGCAACACTCCTGTTTACCGCTGGAGTGCTGGCCATCACATCATTCTTCCGCTGGCGTCTCAAATCAATCGGGGACAATGGACGACTGCCGTTCTTTCTGGCGTGGAAAGCCTTGCACTCGACAAAATGGTGGCTGGTTTTTCTGATCGGATTCACCTTCACAAGCGCCTGGCTGACACTTTCACCCGAGGTATCGCAGTGGATGCAGGCACTTTTTTTCAGTGGAGTGATCATTCAACTATTGTTTTGGGGCAATCGGGCACTCCTGTCCTGGGGTGAGCGATATAGCGGCGAGAGCAGCGAAGCGATAGGAGCACGTGTCACCACAGTAAAAATGTTCCTTTTCCTCGGGCGCATCGCACTGTTGAGTCTGGGACTGCTGGTGATCCTTGACTCCTTGCCAGGGGTGCAAATCACGGCCCTGATCGCCAGCCTGGGCATTGGAGGCATCGCAGTGGCCCTGGCGATGCAAAACATCCTGTCAGACATTTTTGCATCACTCACGATCACGCTGGATCGTCCTTTTGTGATCGGTGATTTCATCATCGTGGGCGACCTGCTCGGCGTGGTTGAAAAAATCGGGATCAAAACAACGCGCCTGCGCAGTCTATCCGGGGAACAGTTGATCTTTTCCAACAATGATCTTCTCAACAGCCGCATCCGGAATTTCAAACGCATGTATGAACGTCGAGTCGCTTTTGAAATCGGCATCACCTACGAAACGGGTATCGACAAGATCCGTGAGATTCCCAAGCGCATTCAATCCATCATTGAAGCCCTGCCCGATACACGCTTTGACCGTGCACACTTCAAACAACACGGGGCGCACGCATTGATTTTTGAAACCGTTTATTACGTGAACGGACCGGACTACAACCTCTACATGGATCGTCAACAGGCAATCAATCTCGCGATCCACGAATACTTTGAGCAAAACGGGATCCAATTTGCCTACCCGACTCAGACCCTCTACCTCAACCGAAGCACAGGTTGA
- a CDS encoding energy transducer TonB, with protein sequence MKTIISSIICLLGSALLAAADIQTAHIQPIETTTILARECELGKTIVLRLHLTADGSVADADPHELDPYDVLLAERVMQSVKQWRFTPATRTDGTPCEIQVLLPIHIESIVKT encoded by the coding sequence ATGAAAACCATCATCAGCTCCATCATCTGCCTGCTCGGCTCAGCATTGCTCGCTGCCGCAGACATTCAAACTGCACACATCCAACCCATCGAGACGACAACGATTCTTGCCAGGGAATGTGAACTGGGAAAAACCATTGTGCTCCGGCTGCACCTCACAGCCGATGGGTCGGTAGCCGATGCTGATCCGCATGAGCTTGATCCCTATGATGTGCTTCTTGCCGAGAGGGTCATGCAATCGGTCAAACAATGGAGATTCACACCGGCAACACGCACTGACGGAACACCCTGTGAAATCCAGGTTTTGCTGCCCATCCACATCGAATCCATCGTAAAAACCTGA
- a CDS encoding bile acid:sodium symporter, with protein sequence MMQWLRQQSLTLSLLAAVILSALTPDWGARGGHLRSEILIWAGVVVIFLSQGFLLSRTALLRGLASWHLHLFSQGWMFLGMPLLAMLGLALAGDTLAPEIRLGVFYLSILPTTIASAIALIAHAKGNIGAAIFNTVFANLFAVLVVPFWLVATQFTEVNHALPLGSTLRQLTLMVLLPFACGQLIRIWFHPFESTVARLARPLQQSIIVFMVYAAFATSFQEQVWEKVGTWIALQALFAAILLLFVASALILLSIRVLCSNPTDRIALFFLSSQKSLAVGVPFAIACFSSISDDPTASAQLSIILLPLLFYHPLQLMFAGIILKYKTHLFGKIDILP encoded by the coding sequence ATGATGCAATGGCTTCGTCAACAATCGCTGACGCTTTCCCTGCTGGCAGCTGTAATTTTGTCTGCGCTGACTCCCGATTGGGGAGCACGGGGGGGGCACCTGCGCAGTGAAATTCTGATCTGGGCTGGTGTCGTCGTCATCTTTTTGAGTCAGGGATTTCTCCTGTCTCGAACCGCACTGCTCAGGGGACTCGCGAGTTGGCACCTGCATCTGTTTTCCCAGGGGTGGATGTTTTTGGGCATGCCACTGCTTGCCATGCTCGGACTTGCCCTTGCAGGTGACACACTTGCTCCTGAAATCCGGCTTGGCGTGTTTTACCTTTCGATTCTTCCAACCACCATTGCAAGCGCGATCGCGCTCATTGCCCATGCAAAAGGCAACATCGGTGCTGCGATTTTTAATACCGTTTTTGCCAATCTCTTCGCCGTTTTGGTGGTTCCCTTCTGGCTTGTTGCCACCCAATTCACTGAAGTTAACCATGCCCTACCCCTGGGAAGCACACTGCGACAACTCACCCTCATGGTTCTACTCCCCTTTGCCTGTGGACAGTTGATTCGGATCTGGTTCCACCCTTTCGAAAGCACCGTGGCACGCTTGGCCCGCCCTCTTCAGCAATCCATCATCGTCTTCATGGTCTACGCAGCATTTGCGACCAGCTTTCAGGAGCAGGTCTGGGAAAAGGTGGGTACGTGGATCGCACTACAGGCACTGTTTGCAGCCATCCTGCTGCTTTTCGTGGCATCGGCTCTCATTCTGCTCAGTATCCGAGTCCTCTGTTCCAACCCCACGGATCGCATTGCACTCTTTTTCCTCAGCAGCCAAAAATCCCTCGCTGTTGGCGTTCCCTTCGCCATTGCCTGTTTTTCGTCAATCTCGGATGACCCTACGGCCTCAGCACAACTGAGCATCATCCTGCTGCCTCTGCTGTTTTATCACCCGCTTCAGCTCATGTTTGCGGGAATCATCCTGAAGTATAAAACCCATCTATTCGGAAAAATCGACATTCTGCCATGA
- a CDS encoding RNA-binding S4 domain-containing protein, which translates to MDTFEIRKTHIELNKLLKVLGWASTGGHAKQLIQEGHVLRNNALETRVRAKLIAGDIIELEGQQVQLIAEPES; encoded by the coding sequence ATGGATACGTTTGAAATCAGAAAAACCCACATCGAGTTGAACAAACTGCTCAAGGTGTTGGGTTGGGCGTCGACTGGTGGACACGCCAAACAGTTGATTCAAGAGGGCCACGTACTACGCAACAATGCGCTGGAGACACGCGTAAGGGCAAAACTGATCGCAGGGGACATCATTGAACTTGAGGGGCAGCAAGTACAACTGATTGCAGAGCCGGAGTCCTGA
- a CDS encoding response regulator has translation MDPLIEKQFKKWGLSQQRLPTDLEEWRRFLKLIETVFEEKERNEYLLERALAISTDELNRNLQMADFSATSEWEDGTVDPSVEQSEASAPQEQMLVLRQKLERQTALANRLAKEAESAMVAKSRFLANMSHEIRSPMNSVMGMASLLRDTGLSHEQRNYVDSILSSGTKLLEMINDIIDYSRVESGAIRLEVQDFDPLDHLAEVCSLFAPLAEEKQIRLEYWSDPTVPFLLRGDILRIRQVWINMIGNALKFTHHGFVRISLHTERVGERWVRLITTVRDSGIGIDSNRVDELFDAFMQVDDSETRRFGGSGLGLALSKRLCQLMGGDLMLTCNDPDGSEFEMDCRAEVLSENAVGVDRDASKVIELPHLRVVAVDPSEFSRTNLERLLQFWNLPHETFADLSAMVQRGANHRANVILIHKDALKELSVAVGEVLRTLQLNVERVVIHGGALDNWKSVEAGDHLLKVDTVLDPRKLGRILRSSASEVLKSDYSIARDVALASAKSVSQSFAQRFPLRILLVEDNPMNQKVAVFMMEKLGYDLTIANNGKEALEQLCELHPDLILMDLQMPVMGGIECCQLLRERFAPDESPYVCALTANVSIEDQLNCRHASMDDFLPKPVNRESLERVLKRAFLHRLAPTRGLENQGQPHCDPSDESK, from the coding sequence ATGGATCCCCTGATTGAAAAACAGTTCAAAAAGTGGGGGCTGAGCCAACAGCGTTTACCCACTGACCTTGAGGAATGGAGGCGTTTTCTCAAGCTGATTGAAACCGTATTTGAAGAAAAGGAACGCAATGAATACCTCTTGGAAAGGGCTCTGGCAATCAGTACTGACGAGCTGAACCGGAACCTCCAGATGGCGGATTTTTCTGCCACGAGTGAGTGGGAGGATGGGACTGTTGATCCATCTGTTGAACAGAGTGAGGCGAGTGCTCCGCAGGAGCAGATGCTGGTGCTTCGGCAGAAGCTGGAGCGTCAGACCGCATTGGCCAATCGGCTCGCAAAGGAGGCGGAATCCGCGATGGTGGCGAAGTCACGTTTTCTCGCCAACATGAGTCATGAAATCCGTTCTCCGATGAACTCAGTGATGGGAATGGCCTCGTTACTGCGCGATACCGGACTCAGTCATGAACAGCGAAACTATGTGGATTCGATTCTGTCGAGTGGCACGAAGTTACTGGAAATGATCAACGATATCATTGACTATTCCCGGGTCGAATCAGGTGCGATTCGACTGGAAGTACAGGACTTTGATCCGCTGGATCATCTTGCAGAGGTCTGTTCTCTCTTTGCACCGCTGGCAGAGGAAAAACAGATTCGCCTCGAATATTGGTCGGACCCCACAGTTCCCTTTTTGCTCAGAGGAGACATCCTGCGGATACGTCAGGTGTGGATCAACATGATCGGAAATGCGTTAAAATTCACCCATCACGGATTTGTGCGCATTTCCCTGCACACAGAAAGGGTAGGTGAACGCTGGGTGCGCCTGATCACTACGGTGCGCGATTCAGGTATCGGAATTGATTCGAATCGTGTGGATGAGCTGTTTGATGCATTCATGCAGGTGGATGACTCCGAAACCCGACGCTTTGGTGGCAGTGGACTGGGTTTGGCGCTAAGCAAACGCCTGTGTCAGTTGATGGGAGGGGATCTCATGCTGACCTGCAACGATCCCGATGGAAGTGAATTTGAGATGGATTGTCGCGCCGAGGTTCTGTCCGAGAACGCTGTTGGCGTGGATCGTGATGCCAGCAAGGTGATCGAACTGCCGCACCTGAGAGTGGTGGCGGTGGATCCCAGTGAATTTTCACGCACCAATCTGGAGCGCTTGCTGCAGTTCTGGAATCTTCCACATGAAACCTTCGCGGATTTGTCGGCGATGGTACAGAGGGGTGCGAACCATCGTGCGAATGTCATTCTGATTCACAAGGATGCACTGAAAGAACTGTCTGTTGCGGTTGGAGAAGTGTTGCGCACGCTTCAGCTGAATGTGGAGCGTGTGGTGATCCATGGTGGCGCACTGGACAACTGGAAGAGCGTCGAGGCTGGGGATCATCTGTTGAAAGTGGACACCGTGTTGGATCCCCGGAAGCTGGGTCGCATCCTTCGCAGCAGTGCTTCCGAGGTTTTAAAATCGGACTACAGTATTGCTCGAGATGTGGCTCTGGCATCTGCAAAGAGTGTAAGCCAGTCCTTTGCACAACGCTTTCCCTTGCGCATTTTATTGGTGGAAGACAACCCGATGAATCAAAAAGTCGCTGTTTTCATGATGGAGAAACTGGGTTACGACCTCACTATTGCAAACAATGGAAAGGAGGCATTGGAGCAGCTGTGTGAGCTGCACCCCGATCTGATTCTGATGGACCTTCAGATGCCCGTGATGGGGGGTATTGAATGTTGCCAGTTGCTTCGCGAACGATTTGCCCCGGACGAAAGTCCCTATGTCTGTGCACTCACTGCCAATGTGTCCATTGAGGACCAATTGAATTGTCGGCATGCGAGCATGGATGATTTTTTGCCAAAGCCAGTGAATCGGGAATCTCTGGAGCGGGTTCTGAAGCGAGCCTTTCTGCACCGCCTGGCACCTACCCGAGGTCTTGAAAATCAAGGACAGCCTCACTGCGATCCTTCGGATGAGAGCAAATGA
- a CDS encoding FIST N-terminal domain-containing protein, which produces MKTEQYLHRYADGWVRPPVGVLDSDSTMVWVFGSSNYLGRSDVFEELERIFPKSTVLGCSGGGVIWNDEVLENALLACVCKFERAKVWHCAWIREGQISDERIGKLLGQALLTRGSPQSVMMMADGLKSKEEPLLRGLQLAGLEQIPIWGGMAGDGSQFRQTWVYCSHQLASQGVIVVGLAGSELRVRCGKGGGWKVLGPRRTVTSSRGNQVFAMDNRSILEIYTDYLGDLSAELPAIGARYPLMVKCKGNSKSETLRSVLSVDRRTQSMCFAGEVPEGSSVQMMRGDLQSLLSGAREVAVDVSHGADSVTEGVVIACNCIGRRMVLGQQADLELDAVRAVVPEAVPIIGFYSMGEIAPLQWNEPSAFLNETLTLTYIAEANGSPD; this is translated from the coding sequence GTGAAAACTGAGCAATATTTGCACCGCTATGCTGATGGGTGGGTTCGGCCACCTGTGGGTGTGCTGGATTCGGATTCTACGATGGTGTGGGTGTTTGGAAGTTCCAATTATTTAGGACGTTCTGACGTCTTTGAGGAATTGGAGCGGATATTTCCAAAATCCACCGTATTGGGCTGTTCGGGAGGAGGGGTGATTTGGAACGATGAGGTGCTCGAAAATGCGCTGCTTGCCTGTGTCTGCAAATTTGAGCGCGCGAAGGTATGGCATTGCGCATGGATCCGAGAGGGGCAGATTTCGGATGAGCGCATTGGCAAACTGCTGGGGCAGGCCCTGTTGACCCGTGGTAGTCCGCAGAGTGTGATGATGATGGCGGATGGACTCAAGAGCAAGGAGGAGCCACTGTTGCGCGGTCTTCAATTGGCTGGGCTTGAACAGATACCGATTTGGGGTGGCATGGCTGGGGATGGAAGCCAGTTTCGCCAGACTTGGGTGTATTGCAGTCATCAATTGGCCAGTCAGGGAGTCATCGTGGTGGGATTGGCAGGCTCAGAGCTGCGCGTGCGTTGCGGGAAAGGAGGAGGGTGGAAGGTGCTTGGACCCCGACGCACGGTGACATCTTCCCGAGGAAACCAGGTTTTTGCAATGGATAACCGCTCAATTCTGGAGATTTATACGGACTATCTGGGAGATCTGTCGGCTGAACTTCCCGCAATTGGTGCCCGCTATCCTCTGATGGTGAAATGCAAAGGGAATTCGAAATCAGAAACGCTTCGCTCGGTCTTATCGGTAGACCGGCGAACACAATCGATGTGTTTTGCCGGTGAGGTTCCGGAAGGCTCTTCGGTGCAAATGATGCGAGGAGATCTTCAAAGTCTTCTGTCGGGTGCAAGGGAAGTGGCTGTGGATGTTTCACATGGAGCAGACAGTGTGACTGAAGGAGTCGTGATCGCCTGCAACTGCATTGGACGGCGCATGGTGCTTGGGCAGCAGGCTGACCTTGAGCTGGATGCGGTGCGTGCGGTTGTGCCTGAAGCGGTGCCGATCATTGGGTTTTATTCGATGGGGGAAATCGCTCCACTGCAATGGAATGAACCCAGTGCGTTTTTGAATGAAACCCTGACCCTAACCTATATTGCTGAAGCGAATGGATCCCCTGATTGA
- a CDS encoding iron-sulfur cluster assembly accessory protein: MIKLTERAIQKVTELSRSHTSENERLRLFVSEGGCSGREYGIKFDAPKEQDIRVGSVPAEVIVDPASMELLSGSTVDFDDGLHGTGFSVTNPNAKETCGCGRSFS; this comes from the coding sequence ATGATCAAACTGACCGAACGAGCGATCCAGAAAGTGACTGAACTCAGTCGTTCTCACACATCCGAAAACGAACGATTGCGCCTATTTGTATCGGAAGGAGGATGTTCCGGGAGGGAGTATGGCATCAAGTTTGACGCACCAAAGGAGCAGGACATCCGCGTTGGCAGCGTACCGGCTGAGGTGATTGTGGATCCGGCCAGCATGGAACTGCTCTCCGGTTCCACGGTGGACTTTGATGACGGGTTGCATGGTACGGGATTCAGTGTCACTAATCCGAATGCCAAAGAAACCTGTGGATGCGGTCGCTCGTTCAGTTGA
- the rpoN gene encoding RNA polymerase factor sigma-54 produces MAQGFHQVQKQTQTMVLAPQLRQSLKILQVPAQELRSTILEELEINPTLDELPNEGMQIESSPSHTSEDSSASSENDRNGPEEMTFGEDYEIFNKLDEDWKEYFAQESSNHVFSSEDAKRRQHFFDSLVSETSLQEYLNEQADMADLSPDEKKAMQYLIGSLDKRGFLGSSVSDIALLTALPLKAVQTAHELLLTFEPRGIGCFDLQHCLLHQLEIKGSKNTLPYEIIKDHFKLLLRRRVPEIARKTGASIYETQLAFEEIAKLDPAPASAFTEDTNRIIIPDVTVTRGERGWEIHLNNEMIPRLRINPTYKELLAKGKMNASEKAYIQEKMRSGKFLMSSIEQRQQTIERITRELLNFQIDFFEKGVAGLKPLTMNQVAENVGVHETTVSRAIANKYIETPHGIFEFKYFFTPGLQSNNGETISNKSVKESIALIIESEDPSKPYSDQELVRLLGEKDVKIARRTVAKYREEMGILPTNLRRRYRH; encoded by the coding sequence ATGGCACAAGGTTTCCATCAAGTTCAAAAACAGACGCAAACGATGGTGCTCGCACCACAACTGCGTCAGTCGTTGAAGATTCTTCAGGTGCCCGCTCAGGAACTGCGTTCCACTATTTTGGAGGAACTGGAGATCAATCCCACCCTGGATGAGCTTCCCAATGAAGGCATGCAGATCGAAAGTTCCCCTTCCCACACATCTGAAGATTCATCCGCTTCCAGCGAAAATGACCGCAATGGCCCGGAAGAGATGACATTCGGTGAGGATTATGAAATCTTCAATAAACTTGATGAGGATTGGAAGGAATACTTTGCACAGGAGAGCAGCAACCACGTCTTCAGCTCCGAAGATGCCAAACGTCGGCAGCATTTTTTCGACTCTCTTGTAAGTGAAACTTCCCTCCAGGAATACCTGAACGAGCAGGCCGACATGGCTGACCTGTCCCCCGATGAGAAAAAAGCGATGCAATACCTCATCGGCAGCCTCGACAAACGCGGATTTCTGGGCAGCAGTGTTTCCGATATCGCACTGCTCACCGCTCTTCCTCTCAAGGCCGTGCAAACCGCACACGAATTGTTGCTCACCTTCGAACCCCGCGGCATCGGTTGCTTTGACCTTCAGCATTGCCTGCTTCACCAACTGGAAATCAAGGGCAGCAAAAACACGCTTCCCTACGAAATCATCAAGGATCACTTCAAGCTGCTGCTACGCCGCCGCGTCCCCGAGATCGCACGCAAGACCGGAGCTTCCATCTACGAAACGCAACTTGCATTCGAAGAAATCGCAAAACTCGATCCGGCACCGGCGAGTGCGTTCACCGAAGATACGAATCGCATCATCATCCCCGATGTCACCGTGACCCGGGGCGAGCGTGGCTGGGAAATCCACCTCAATAATGAGATGATCCCGCGGCTCCGCATCAATCCGACCTACAAGGAGTTGCTCGCCAAAGGCAAAATGAATGCCAGCGAAAAAGCCTACATTCAGGAAAAAATGCGCTCCGGAAAATTCCTGATGAGTTCCATTGAGCAGCGCCAGCAAACCATCGAACGCATCACCCGTGAGCTACTCAACTTTCAGATCGATTTTTTCGAAAAGGGTGTCGCCGGACTCAAACCGCTGACGATGAATCAAGTTGCCGAAAATGTGGGAGTTCACGAAACCACGGTTAGCCGAGCCATCGCAAACAAGTACATCGAAACCCCTCATGGCATTTTTGAATTCAAGTATTTTTTCACCCCAGGCCTGCAATCCAACAACGGTGAAACCATCTCCAACAAGAGCGTCAAGGAAAGCATCGCGTTGATCATTGAATCTGAAGATCCCTCAAAACCTTACAGTGATCAGGAGTTGGTGCGTCTACTCGGAGAGAAAGACGTTAAAATCGCGCGCCGAACCGTTGCCAAATATCGAGAAGAAATGGGCATCCTGCCCACCAATTTACGGCGTCGCTACCGTCATTGA
- a CDS encoding prepilin-type N-terminal cleavage/methylation domain-containing protein, with translation MRKSAKGEWEKGFTLLELVVAVSLSVLLLLGIIRMVSMSLDISIRTVERLGAIAEQERIQERVQSDLQSMWQKPGWQGMVWAEMPVSDPAARGWDAVKVEAKPAHLEVDFAARLRDDMKSERWGLTGVRIGWFVQDSAKAIEDPGGIKAVSYQIMRKRVSPSGTVRYFLARAEVSARNTLDAGYALDAPTYQAAGAREAAYWSASVLRHPGNAHLIAANVIDFGVRAYQRDGHGQWQLVYPAQGRVNWKGEVPERWVVMLRILSDAGAQQIENLEQGRIDADWWTLAQRHSRVHCFQVQVLR, from the coding sequence ATGAGGAAATCTGCAAAAGGCGAGTGGGAAAAGGGTTTCACCTTGCTGGAACTCGTGGTTGCGGTGAGTCTGTCGGTTTTGCTGCTGCTCGGGATCATTCGCATGGTATCGATGAGCCTGGACATCTCGATACGAACGGTTGAGCGACTTGGAGCGATAGCAGAGCAAGAGCGCATCCAGGAGCGGGTGCAATCGGATTTGCAGTCAATGTGGCAGAAACCCGGATGGCAGGGCATGGTATGGGCTGAAATGCCAGTGAGTGACCCGGCTGCACGAGGATGGGATGCGGTGAAGGTTGAAGCCAAACCCGCTCATCTGGAAGTGGATTTTGCAGCGCGGCTGAGGGATGACATGAAATCGGAACGATGGGGCCTTACGGGTGTGAGGATTGGCTGGTTTGTGCAGGATAGTGCGAAAGCCATAGAAGATCCGGGTGGAATCAAGGCGGTGAGTTATCAGATCATGCGTAAACGAGTCAGTCCCTCTGGCACTGTCCGGTATTTTTTAGCGCGAGCGGAGGTGAGTGCCAGAAATACATTGGATGCGGGGTATGCTCTGGATGCGCCGACTTATCAGGCTGCAGGAGCGCGGGAGGCTGCTTATTGGTCTGCTTCGGTGTTGCGCCACCCGGGTAATGCGCATCTTATCGCTGCGAATGTGATCGATTTTGGGGTTCGCGCCTACCAGCGTGACGGGCACGGACAGTGGCAACTGGTGTATCCTGCTCAAGGCCGTGTGAATTGGAAGGGTGAGGTGCCGGAACGCTGGGTTGTCATGCTGCGCATCCTCAGCGATGCAGGTGCGCAACAGATTGAAAATCTGGAACAGGGGCGCATCGATGCAGACTGGTGGACGTTAGCGCAGCGTCACTCCAGGGTGCATTGTTTTCAGGTGCAGGTGCTGCGCTGA
- a CDS encoding type II secretion system protein, giving the protein MRSRWACSRYPRSARWRGQGFSLIEVILALAVFAVTATLLLNWMARSLSGFRDAQQRMDAVQLIPAIQTALQDESIGLNSENETLDHWQDDNGGLRIWVATQDGSRVMPEQAEQGIPQALQYYRIEIEPVRDSQAADFVDSQTLRVLQVTVRWPYRVPTADASGGREVAFSRQHRFQFWITVRQ; this is encoded by the coding sequence ATGAGGAGTAGATGGGCTTGCTCGCGATATCCCAGGAGTGCGCGCTGGCGGGGGCAAGGGTTTTCCCTGATCGAAGTGATTCTGGCTCTGGCGGTATTTGCAGTGACGGCGACGCTCTTGTTGAACTGGATGGCGCGCTCGCTGAGCGGGTTTCGGGATGCGCAGCAGCGCATGGATGCCGTACAGCTGATTCCAGCCATTCAAACTGCGCTTCAGGATGAGAGCATCGGGCTGAATTCGGAGAACGAAACGCTTGATCACTGGCAGGATGACAATGGTGGACTTCGAATTTGGGTGGCGACACAGGATGGCAGTCGGGTGATGCCGGAGCAGGCAGAGCAAGGCATTCCGCAGGCATTGCAGTATTACCGCATCGAGATTGAGCCGGTGAGGGACTCGCAGGCGGCAGACTTTGTGGATTCGCAGACACTTCGAGTGCTACAGGTGACTGTGCGATGGCCGTACCGGGTGCCAACAGCGGATGCTTCGGGGGGTCGCGAAGTGGCATTTTCCCGGCAGCATCGTTTTCAATTCTGGATTACCGTGCGGCAATGA
- a CDS encoding prepilin-type N-terminal cleavage/methylation domain-containing protein, producing the protein MRRLRNGKREHGGAGFSLLELLVVMAVLVLLLSLLMPALQSARQSSLIARSRAQFAQWVMAVEGFRQEYGYLPFLTGEGDTVFAINEPANRATFLSVLGGDEAELNRYGIAFFRPGPQDLLEPGAEDSPLCDAFQNTALLLLLDGDRDGRIQVESYDVHASVAVVALPDVAKGYPEIRSWDP; encoded by the coding sequence ATGCGAAGATTGAGGAATGGCAAGCGAGAACATGGGGGTGCGGGATTTTCCCTGCTCGAGTTGTTGGTGGTCATGGCGGTGCTTGTGTTGTTGCTCTCGCTGTTGATGCCCGCACTGCAGTCGGCCCGACAGTCGAGCCTGATTGCCCGCAGTCGTGCTCAGTTTGCACAATGGGTAATGGCTGTGGAAGGATTTCGGCAGGAATACGGTTATCTGCCCTTTTTGACGGGAGAGGGCGATACGGTCTTTGCGATCAACGAACCGGCAAACCGGGCTACGTTCCTGTCCGTGCTCGGAGGGGATGAGGCGGAGTTGAATCGCTACGGGATCGCATTTTTTCGCCCGGGTCCACAGGATCTGCTCGAACCCGGTGCGGAAGACTCTCCCCTGTGCGATGCGTTTCAAAACACAGCGTTGTTACTCCTGCTGGATGGGGACAGAGATGGGCGAATCCAGGTAGAAAGCTATGATGTGCATGCGTCGGTCGCGGTGGTGGCACTGCCGGATGTGGCGAAAGGATATCCTGAAATCCGGAGCTGGGATCCATGA
- a CDS encoding type II secretion system protein — MHGFPPGCNASHWLRPNPSGMTILELVAVIAVISVLVALSSGAIDAVKKRTLRLESEAVLAGIRGMLEQHRLRTGDYPVIDQGERSERALKLRRLLSASSAEMAFDGDAESAWIDGWGSAIYYAYSEQWQHGRYVLCSCGPDGLMQPENAAGWYDRNHVFNRDNLEGTGR, encoded by the coding sequence ATGCACGGCTTTCCTCCAGGCTGTAATGCTTCCCATTGGTTGCGTCCGAATCCGTCTGGTATGACAATTCTGGAACTGGTTGCGGTGATCGCAGTCATTTCGGTGTTGGTTGCATTAAGCAGTGGTGCCATTGATGCCGTGAAAAAGCGAACGCTTCGGCTGGAGAGCGAGGCCGTGCTGGCGGGTATACGGGGAATGTTGGAGCAGCATCGTCTGAGGACCGGGGATTACCCTGTGATCGATCAGGGTGAACGGAGTGAGCGTGCGTTGAAGCTGAGACGCCTGTTGTCTGCTTCTTCGGCAGAGATGGCATTCGATGGCGATGCTGAGTCAGCATGGATTGATGGGTGGGGCAGTGCGATCTACTACGCATACAGTGAACAATGGCAGCACGGTCGCTATGTGTTGTGTTCCTGTGGCCCCGATGGATTGATGCAGCCTGAGAACGCGGCGGGCTGGTATGACCGAAACCATGTGTTCAACCGTGACAACCTGGAAGGAACCGGAAGGTAG